The proteins below come from a single Plutella xylostella chromosome 2, ilPluXylo3.1, whole genome shotgun sequence genomic window:
- the LOC125491454 gene encoding uncharacterized protein LOC125491454, with amino-acid sequence MDRYDEYESSRHDRRYYPTQVELPKVGYSPNHRTYQSSSNPASRSSSSSTYDGASRRYSQEYEESSGYVAVDPKTLDFDKLVELLNPKFQSEYLNRILAFLNSKNREICFPNIAPYKESFLMKLVTDKENLRNRGFNDICKCICREILRVLESNKNAYKLVHSYESGIVTKRVLVYQKVYYNSRQDGSERDIFKMPQSSDNKSRQSIASATSFSTEYSSTDGDRRRSTSKERSRLIHKSLVQICRNIPNNFLYFIKNEKNYLT; translated from the exons ATGGATAGATACGATGAGTACGAGTCCAGCCGCCACGACAGGAGGTATTACCCCACTCAAGTTGAGCTCCCAAAAGTTGGATACTCTCCTAACCATAGAACCTACCAGTCTTCTTCAAATCCAGCTTCTAGATCGTCATCTTCATCCACATACGACGGAGCGAGTCGTAGATACTCCCAAGAATACGAAGAAAGCTCCGGCTACGTCGCCGTGGACCCAAAGACCTTGGATTTCGACAAGCTCGTCGAGTTACTCAACCCAAAATTCCAATCTGAATACCTGAACCGAATACTGGCATTCCTGAACAGTAAGAATAGAGAGATTTGCTTCCCGAATATCGCCCCTTATAAAGAGTCGTTTTTGATGAAGCTCGTGACTGACAAAGAGAATCTTCGCAACAGGGGCTTCAACGATATTTGCAAATGTATCTGTCGTGAGATTTTAAGAGTGTTGGAAAGTAATAAGAATGCATACAAATTGGTGCACTCGTATGAAAGTGGTATTGTTACAAAACG TGTGCTGGTGTACCagaaagtttattataacTCAAGACAAGATGGCAGTGAGCgggatattttcaaaatgccTCA ATCCTCAGACAACAAGTCTCGTCAGAGCATCGCGTCTGCCACATCATTCAGCACGGAGTACAGTTCCACGGACGGTGACCGCAGACGCAGCACAAGTAAAGAGCGAAGCAG ACTGATACACAAGAGTCTTGTACAAATCTGTAGGAATATACCTAACAACTTCTTATACTTCAtcaaaaatgagaaaaactacctcacgtga
- the LOC125491486 gene encoding uncharacterized protein LOC125491486: MGIGLQIYDLERKEIEVANPISKKEKAFITTALAAINARKNMGLNSTTEKDLVCRILANMNNNRDLEIDWSCSGDARTITLLKRNGAKTSNRTRRKRSSNPKVVEVLTPYKPDHIKTPTDGQNVEYIAHKDIESLMAELVKTNEVNSVQSLRGFAYRVMFLQKLQEFVKSNLSEKTYAFVGGLISTKNCNYVENLISGVNSKRNNSYSSDFENDLYEGLRKSTDCHLKFKYAATGKYQNLTFYKVYYTKRFINTSTMKEKKAEDEHNNNAIRNFYNARDEEYSSKKEDVVVLSDSEDSVISLECKYDLIDDDDDDCDGKNYDDECVVVDKSDDEVIDERIGELVDSLLDGTDQTDDLEEWRDSDMTEVNLSSDRDLDRELVIGDVKSITSEQFNEGCNVPAEDKISSKVEKEVDETSFDTEIKNLDNLIMDMEGEECNEVVENKIPEDDRKTSEIVDKKTISDYVEMIEEKSLDVTDASNNLQEIKTDTHGNEENYEKDDIIITENSSPESSKRSRSESESSEIIEAKRAKILLDSNDHIFVAIVSSKEDTIIDRVIARKIQEEMLKTIAEKDQDLPLLKCHGIIDNSLMYECFDNKSYSWLENVVKKVTLDDTTFIVVDSSEEVIRKRKNKIKMAVKTSSFVEEPPSSIFKRIELYNANIKTDNWVILDDSKLSDDLVFTVEVDSESFLAICESNYSLHAGIDKVEFSEILI, translated from the exons ATGGGTATTGGACTGCAGATATAC GACCTAGAAAGGAAAGAGATCGAAGTAGCCAACCCGATATCGAAGAAAGAGAAAGCGTTCATAACGACAGCCCTCGCAGCAATCAATGCTAGAAAGAACATGGGCCTCAACTCGACTACGGAAAAAGACTTGGTCTGCAGGATCCTGGCCAATATGAACAATAATAGGGACCTCGAGATAGACTGGTCTTGTAGTGGCGATGCTAG GACAATAACCCTACTGAAACGGAACGGTGCGAAAACATCAAACAGGACGCGCAGAAAACGATCCTCCAACCCGAAAGTCGTAGAAGTACTAACACCATACAAACCCGACCACATAAAGACCCCAACCGACGGTCAAAATGTCGAGTATATCGCGCACAAAGACATAGAATCACTAATGGCTGAATTAGTTAAAACCAACGAGGTTAATTCAGTGCAAAGTCTAAGAGGTTTCGCGTATAGAGTGATGTTTCTACAAAAGCTGCAGGAATTCGTCAAAAGCAACCTTTCAGAGAAGACATATGCGTTTGTGGGTGGTCTGATATCGACAAAGAATTGCAATTATGTGGAGAATTTGATTTCTGGGGTTAATTCGAAGAGGAATAATAGTTATAGTTCGGATTTCGAGAATGATCTGTATGAGGGGTTGAGGAAATCTACAGATTGTCACTTGAAGTTCAAGTATGCTGCGACTGGCAA ATACCAAAACCTCACCTTCTACAAAGTGTACTACACCAAGAGATTCATCAACACGTCGACCATGAAGGAAAAGAAAGCCGAAGACGAACACAATAACAACGCAATCAGAAACTTCTACAACGCAAGAGATGAAGAGTACAGTTCGAAGAAAGAAGATGTCGTAGTACTATCAGACTCAGAAGACTCTGTTATCAGCCTAGAGTGTAAATACGACCTTATtgacgatgacgatgatgacTGCGACGGCAAAAACTATGATGATGAGTGTGTGGTTGTTGACAAAAGTGATGACGAAGTAATTGACGAGAGAATAGGGGAGTTAGTTGATAGTTTACTGGATGGCACTGATCAGACTGATGATTTAGAAGAGTGGAGAGACTCTGATATGACTGAAGTTAATCTGTCGAGTGATAGAGACCTAGATAGGGAACTTGTGATAGGAGACGTAAAGTCAATTACGTCTGAACAGTTTAACGAAGGCTGCAATGTGCCCGCTGAAGATAAAATAAGTAGCAAAGTTGAAAAGGAAGTAGATGAAACTAGTTTTGACACGGAGATTAAAAATTTAGACAATTTAATCATGGATATGGAAGGTGAAGAATGCAATGAAGttgtagaaaataaaatacctgaAGATGATAGAAAAACCAGTGAAATCgtagataaaaaaacaatttctgACTATGTTGAGATGATAGAAGAAAAATCGCTTGATGTAACAGATGCAAGCAACaatttacaagaaataaaaaCAGACACTCATGGCAACGAAGAAAATTATGAGAaagatgatattattataacagaGAATTCGAGTCCAGAATCCAGCAAAAGATCTCGGTCAGAGTCGGAAAGCTCTGAAATTATTGAAGCTAAAAGGGCTAAAATACTTTTAGACAGTAACGACCATATATTTGTAGCTATCGTATCAAGTAAAGAAGACACAATTATAGATAGGGTAATAGCAAGAAAAATACAAGAAGAAATGCTTAAAACTATAGCTGAAAAAGACCAAGACTTACCGTTACTAAAATGCCACGGTATCATAGACAATAGTTTgatgtatgaatgttttgataACAAAAGTTATAGCTGGCTGGAAAATGTAGTTAAAAAAGTAACCTTAGATGATACGACCTTCATAGTAGTTGACAGTTCAGAGGAAGTGatcagaaaaagaaaaaataaaatcaaaatggccGTCAAAACGAGCTCGTTTGTAGAAGAACCGCCGAGCAGTATTTTTAAGAGAATAGAACTTTACAATGCAAATATTAAAACTGACAATTGGGTGATTTTAGATGATAGTAAACTGAGTGACGATTTAGTATTTACTGTTGAAGTAGATAGTGAATCTTTCCTTGCCATTTGTGAATCAAATTATTCTTTACATGCTGGTATAGATAAGGTAGAATTTAGCGAGATACTTATTTAA
- the LOC105393578 gene encoding uncharacterized protein LOC105393578, whose product MFFIVFRKLDSARSQDRESNLNSSLDKSTSSNNATRHPKLTKAIQFQPAGDPDDSTPTDQRTMDHRTTDHRTTDQRDKGDRDSRRGRLQRALRDPVSIDVAVRIMNRMGWAGGALGLRGEGITEPIMPAINIKSGAGLAYSPPRAASPRRRERARDSRRARTPLEFRKDVLESVLELLRGKVRKIVEFVP is encoded by the exons atgttttttattgttttcagaAAGTTAGACAGTGCACGCAGTCAAGACCGGGAATCAAACTTGAACAGTTCACTGGATAAGTCTACAAGCAGCAATAACGCAACGCG GCACCCAAAGCTCACAAAAGCGATCCAGTTCCAACCGGCCGGCGACCCCGACGACTCTACCCCCACGGACCAACGGACCATGGACCATAGGACCACGGACCACAGGACCACGGACCAGAGAGACAAGGGGGACAGGGACTCGAGGCGGGGGCGGCTGCAGCGAGCTCTGCGGGACCCCGTCAGCATCGACGTCGCTGTGCG CATAATGAACCGCATGggctgggcgggcggcgcgctggGGCTGCGCGGGGAGGGGATTACAGAGCCCATCATGCCCGCCATCAACATC AAATCGGGCGCCGGCCTGGCCTACTCCCCTCCGCGCGCCGCCTCCCCCCGCCGCCGCGAGCGAGCCAGGGACTCCAGGCGAGCCAGGACACCGCTGGAGTTTAGAAAAGATGTGTTGGAGAGTGTACTGGAGTTATTAAGGGGAAAGGTAAGAAAAATAGTTGAGTTTGTACCGTAG
- the LOC125491354 gene encoding uncharacterized protein LOC125491354, which produces MSKKQKSFKALVDSLSVPFIMSSLQSVLDFLEDPDRPSMQLDNVTSEEARFLKYTTVFPLKPALRSTLPGAAAALARQMQRAFDSWRVDVVEGSQRSHNLKTVTIKKRPKKQSDETPKVERKKKERHRRRRNRESKAGSSPRDLFLKALSISDGEDSP; this is translated from the exons ATGTCTAAGAAGCAGAAGAGCTTCAAGGCTCTGGTGGACAGCCTGTCGGTGCCGTTCATCATGTCCTCTCTTCAGAGTGTGCTCGACTTCCTCGAGGACCCGGATAG GCCGTCAATGCAACTAGACAACGTGACCTCAGAAGAAGCGAGATTCCTCAAGTACACAACGGTATTCCCTCTCAAACCGGCCCTGAGGTCCACTCTGCCGGGAGCTGCGGCCGCGCTGGCGAGGCAGATGCAGAGAGCCTTTGACAGCTGGAGAGTTGACGTGGTGGAGGGTAGCCAGCGAAGCCATAACCTCAA GACTGTCACGATAAAGAAACGCCCGAAGAAACAGTCAGATGAAACCCCGAAGGTTGAACGAAAAAA GAAGGAGCGCCACAGACGGCGTCGCAACCGGGAGTCGAAGGCGGGAAGCAGCCCGAGGGACTTATTCCTGAAAGCACTCTCTATATCCGACGGAGAGGACTCACCGTAA